From Hartmannibacter diazotrophicus, a single genomic window includes:
- a CDS encoding VOC family protein yields the protein MRYLHTMVRVADVDAALDFYCNKLGLVEVRRNDYPNGRYTLIFLAAPDDRERAKAGAAPLVELTHNWDPEAYGEGRNFGHLAYEVDDIYGLCDRLMKAGVTINRPPRDGRMAFIRSPDNISIELLQKGEALAPAEPWTSMPNTGHW from the coding sequence ATGCGCTATCTGCACACCATGGTCCGCGTGGCCGATGTCGACGCCGCTCTGGACTTCTACTGCAACAAACTCGGGCTCGTCGAAGTCCGCCGGAACGACTACCCGAACGGTCGCTATACGCTGATTTTTCTGGCCGCGCCAGATGACCGCGAGAGGGCCAAGGCCGGCGCGGCGCCGCTCGTCGAACTCACCCACAACTGGGATCCGGAGGCCTACGGAGAAGGCCGCAATTTCGGCCATCTCGCCTATGAGGTCGACGACATCTACGGCCTTTGCGACCGGCTCATGAAGGCCGGCGTGACGATCAACCGCCCGCCGCGCGATGGCCGCATGGCCTTCATCCGCTCGCCGGACAACATCTCGATCGAACTGCTGCAAAAGGGCGAGGCGCTCGCTCCCGCCGAACCGTGGACGTCGATGCCGAACACCGGGCACTGGTAA
- a CDS encoding cold-shock protein translates to MAKVESDLKSVSGVGDEVTADVIEVAGTIKWFDVAKGFGFIVPDDEMPDILLHVTCLRRDGFQTAYEGARVVCEVLDRPKGLQALRILSMDESSAVHPSQMAPSRTHVQVVPTSGLERVSVKWFNRVRGFGFVSKGEGHPDIFIHMETLRRYGMAELRPGQEVLVRFGDGPKGLMASEVRPLTAGGAPSSH, encoded by the coding sequence ATGGCTAAGGTGGAGTCGGATCTGAAGTCTGTTTCCGGCGTCGGAGACGAAGTCACTGCGGACGTGATCGAGGTTGCAGGCACGATCAAGTGGTTCGACGTGGCAAAGGGGTTCGGCTTCATTGTACCGGACGACGAAATGCCGGATATCCTCCTGCATGTGACCTGCCTGCGTCGCGACGGCTTCCAGACCGCCTATGAAGGGGCACGGGTGGTCTGCGAGGTTCTGGATCGTCCGAAGGGGCTGCAGGCCCTGCGCATTCTTTCCATGGATGAGTCCTCCGCCGTTCATCCGTCCCAGATGGCGCCCTCGCGCACGCACGTTCAGGTCGTGCCCACCAGCGGGCTGGAGCGCGTTTCCGTGAAGTGGTTCAACCGCGTTCGTGGATTCGGTTTCGTATCCAAGGGTGAGGGGCATCCGGATATTTTCATCCACATGGAGACCCTGCGCCGTTACGGCATGGCCGAGCTGCGCCCCGGGCAGGAAGTGCTGGTGCGTTTCGGCGACGGACCCAAGGGTCTCATGGCCTCCGAGGTGCGTCCGCTGACGGCCGGCGGAGCCCCATCCTCGCACTGA
- a CDS encoding DUF192 domain-containing protein, protein MLRRLLLAAGLGVCAVLAAAVSVSWLDAPLAIASRAASSLETLTVETTGGPKSFKVELALTPDQRSRGLMFRKEMAPDHGMFFDMGRTAPAYFWMKNTYLSLDIIFIDEHGSVATIAENAKPLSEEMIPSGSPIRYVLELVAGGARRFGIQVGDKVDIPPRMQAQ, encoded by the coding sequence ATGCTGAGGCGTTTGCTCCTTGCCGCCGGATTGGGCGTCTGCGCGGTCTTAGCGGCGGCTGTCTCCGTGTCGTGGCTGGATGCGCCGCTTGCAATCGCATCCAGAGCCGCCTCATCCCTGGAGACGCTGACCGTTGAGACGACCGGCGGGCCGAAGTCGTTCAAGGTCGAACTCGCCCTGACCCCGGATCAGCGAAGCCGGGGCCTGATGTTCCGCAAGGAAATGGCGCCCGACCACGGCATGTTCTTCGACATGGGGCGCACCGCGCCAGCCTATTTCTGGATGAAGAACACCTATCTGTCGCTCGATATCATCTTCATCGACGAGCACGGTAGCGTCGCGACGATCGCCGAAAACGCCAAGCCGCTCTCCGAAGAGATGATCCCCTCCGGTTCGCCCATCCGCTACGTGCTGGAACTGGTTGCCGGCGGCGCCCGGCGTTTCGGCATTCAGGTTGGCGACAAGGTCGACATACCGCCACGGATGCAGGCGCAGTAA
- a CDS encoding MFS transporter, with product MSVAFESDGRCPEPAVATRWALLALAIGAFGIGTTEFSPMGLLPVIANGVDVSIPKAGLLVSAYAGGVMVGAPIMTIAFSRFGKRTALMLLMGIFTLGNLMSALAPNYDVLLLARLVTSLNHGAFFGLGAVVAAGLVSRDKQAAAVATMFMGLTIANIGGVPAATWIGQQVGWRMAFAGTAVLGLVAIAALAMALPRGEPGKMPDIRRELRVLTHPRVLLAMATTVLGASAMFSLYTYVAAALETLAGASGAFVTLCLVLIGVGFTAGNWIGGRLAGWSLDGATMLFLGALTAIMLVMPLLLPSHIGAAVGLLFWGAAAFAMVPPVQMRVMHAASEAPGLASSINVGAFNLGNAIGAAAGGAVIAAGYGYAMVPVAGSLFALSGALLVWLGRQQR from the coding sequence ATGAGCGTCGCATTCGAATCGGACGGCAGGTGCCCGGAGCCGGCGGTCGCCACCAGATGGGCGCTGCTGGCGCTCGCTATCGGCGCCTTCGGGATCGGCACCACGGAATTTTCGCCGATGGGTCTTCTGCCGGTGATCGCCAACGGTGTCGACGTTTCGATCCCCAAGGCGGGCCTGCTCGTCAGCGCCTATGCCGGCGGGGTGATGGTGGGCGCGCCCATCATGACGATCGCCTTCAGCCGCTTCGGCAAGCGGACCGCGCTGATGCTGCTCATGGGCATCTTCACGCTGGGCAACCTCATGTCGGCCCTCGCGCCGAACTACGATGTGCTGCTGCTCGCGCGCCTTGTGACCAGCCTCAACCACGGTGCCTTCTTCGGGCTTGGCGCGGTGGTCGCTGCGGGACTCGTGTCCAGGGACAAGCAGGCCGCCGCGGTGGCAACGATGTTCATGGGCCTGACCATCGCCAATATCGGCGGCGTGCCAGCGGCAACCTGGATCGGACAACAGGTCGGCTGGCGCATGGCCTTTGCGGGCACGGCCGTCCTCGGCCTCGTTGCCATTGCCGCGCTCGCCATGGCGCTCCCAAGGGGCGAGCCCGGCAAGATGCCGGACATCCGGCGTGAACTGCGCGTCCTCACCCACCCCAGGGTTCTGCTCGCCATGGCCACGACGGTTCTGGGCGCGAGCGCCATGTTCTCCCTCTACACCTATGTGGCGGCGGCGCTCGAGACGCTTGCGGGCGCGTCGGGAGCCTTCGTGACGCTCTGCCTTGTCCTGATCGGTGTCGGCTTCACTGCCGGCAACTGGATCGGCGGACGGCTTGCGGGATGGTCTCTGGACGGCGCGACGATGCTTTTCCTCGGCGCACTGACGGCGATCATGCTGGTCATGCCGCTGCTTCTGCCAAGCCATATCGGCGCGGCTGTCGGACTGCTGTTCTGGGGCGCTGCGGCCTTCGCCATGGTGCCGCCGGTGCAGATGCGAGTGATGCACGCCGCCTCGGAAGCCCCGGGCCTCGCCTCGTCCATCAATGTCGGCGCCTTCAACCTTGGCAATGCCATTGGAGCGGCGGCGGGCGGTGCGGTCATCGCTGCGGGGTATGGCTATGCCATGGTTCCCGTGGCAGGCAGCCTTTTCGCCCTCTCCGGGGCTCTGCTCGTCTGGCTGGGGCGCCAGCAACGCTGA
- a CDS encoding adenylate/guanylate cyclase domain-containing protein, translating into MISIRRLRLVTGLVLFVYVTGHLLILGLGLAGIDFLKTAGNRYGALWGSPVGLILLYGSMATHLALAFYALYQRKSLKMRPFEALQMVLGFAIPPMLVLHVISMRIAYELFGIPNDYRILQAQFWNGATANAAFQLTVLLIVWVHGCIGIYYWLRLKPIFAAWRSPLAAACTAVPLIALTGFIASGREVHLRSLADPDWLAATLRRTAEVTDAQKATLSLIHDRFLIAFSAALIATLCLRLLRKMWLARGRRFRMQYATGPTVSAPVGLSILEVSRSRGIPHASVCGGRGRCSTCRVLIDGEPGVLEPPSDDEIGVLQRVKAPPRVRLACQVRPKGDLTVTLLLPPQASLADLHSGHDARQGEERVLAVMFADLRGFTTLSESKLPYDVVFLLNRFAREMAEAVEQNGGHVDKFLGDGIMALFGLSGSADEAARGALKAAQEMERRLVRLNKSIATELPTPLRMGIGLHAGPVIVGEIGYGRATSFTAIGDVVNTASRLEAATKELDATVVVSEALLNLAGETLDDAESREIAVRGRTQQIKVRALGTLSVQAG; encoded by the coding sequence TTGATATCCATTCGCCGGCTACGGCTCGTGACAGGGCTCGTCCTCTTCGTCTATGTGACCGGCCATCTTCTCATTCTGGGACTTGGCCTTGCCGGCATCGATTTCCTGAAGACGGCCGGCAACAGGTATGGAGCCCTTTGGGGCAGCCCTGTCGGCCTGATATTGCTCTACGGCTCCATGGCGACCCACCTCGCCCTCGCCTTTTACGCCCTCTACCAGCGCAAGAGCCTCAAAATGCGCCCGTTCGAGGCGCTGCAGATGGTCCTCGGCTTTGCGATCCCGCCGATGCTCGTCCTCCACGTAATCTCGATGCGGATCGCCTATGAACTGTTCGGCATCCCGAACGACTACCGGATTCTGCAGGCCCAGTTCTGGAACGGCGCCACGGCGAACGCGGCCTTCCAACTGACGGTGTTGCTGATCGTCTGGGTTCACGGTTGCATCGGCATCTATTACTGGCTGCGTCTGAAGCCCATCTTCGCCGCCTGGCGCTCTCCCCTCGCCGCGGCGTGCACGGCCGTTCCACTCATTGCACTGACCGGGTTCATCGCGTCCGGCCGCGAGGTTCATCTCCGCAGCCTTGCCGATCCAGACTGGCTTGCGGCGACGCTCCGGCGGACGGCAGAAGTCACCGACGCCCAGAAGGCGACGCTGTCGCTGATCCACGACCGTTTCCTGATCGCCTTTTCGGCCGCGCTCATCGCGACGCTCTGTTTGCGGCTGCTGCGCAAGATGTGGCTGGCGCGCGGTCGGCGTTTCCGCATGCAGTATGCGACCGGTCCAACCGTTTCGGCCCCGGTCGGCCTTTCGATTCTTGAAGTCAGCCGCTCCCGCGGCATCCCCCACGCCTCGGTCTGCGGCGGAAGAGGCCGCTGTTCGACCTGCCGTGTCCTGATCGACGGCGAACCGGGGGTGCTGGAGCCGCCAAGCGACGACGAAATCGGCGTTCTGCAGCGGGTCAAGGCTCCACCGCGCGTCCGGCTTGCCTGTCAGGTGAGACCGAAGGGCGACCTGACCGTAACGTTGCTGCTGCCGCCACAGGCGAGCCTTGCCGATCTGCATTCCGGCCACGATGCCCGCCAAGGCGAGGAACGCGTTCTCGCCGTGATGTTTGCCGATCTTCGCGGCTTCACCACGCTGTCGGAGTCCAAGCTTCCCTATGACGTCGTGTTCCTGCTCAACCGCTTCGCCCGGGAAATGGCGGAGGCTGTCGAGCAGAACGGCGGTCATGTCGACAAGTTTCTCGGCGACGGCATCATGGCGCTGTTCGGGTTGTCGGGGAGCGCGGACGAGGCGGCGCGGGGTGCGCTCAAAGCCGCGCAGGAAATGGAGCGGCGGCTTGTGCGCCTCAACAAGAGCATTGCCACAGAGCTTCCGACGCCCCTGCGCATGGGCATCGGCCTGCATGCGGGGCCCGTGATCGTCGGCGAGATCGGCTATGGGCGGGCAACGAGCTTCACGGCGATCGGCGATGTCGTCAACACGGCGAGCCGCCTGGAAGCAGCCACCAAGGAACTCGATGCCACGGTGGTCGTCTCCGAGGCCTTGCTGAACCTTGCCGGCGAAACGCTCGATGATGCGGAATCCCGCGAGATTGCCGTGCGCGGGCGAACGCAGCAGATCAAGGTCCGTGCCCTTGGAACCTTGTCGGTGCAGGCCGGCTGA
- a CDS encoding calcium-binding protein translates to MVTIIRGDGDDIITTGAEDDTILAGNGNNDVDAGDGDNSIATGNGNDHIVALYGDDMIIDAGGNNFIDAGYGNNSISTGYGIDVIHTYDGDDVIRSLGGNNFIFVGNGNNFVQTGAGADSINTGSGDDQISSGAGNDTVNAGAGMNHVNLADGDDTVTHRLWDDSFSWYAGGPGHDTFRLLLTHNEALDAGVQAEVARLTTAFADGDSGLLTSHLFNFQLNAFEQMDVIAPVIAVDDTATTDEETAISIDVLANDYNPLKPVGDLKITDFKVILGVGFIPNSEVAAAFSISPDGKSLDFSPSGSFDFIGSRFDGPTIKLEYTVRDDLGFEDRSILAVKIDGVNDAPIANPIDLGQVSADHQPIYLHLDDGVIDPDITDILDFENITATDDLGNSVTIQRNSLQLDPRQFYSELSAGESRTVTINYDIVDGTTSVHNTATLVVNGVQQGSESVLLSEIASGNGGFKIIGEEPRDEAGSTVANAGDINGDGYADLLITARGPYYDDAFVTKVYVVFGGDDLSPAGGTIELADIAAGNGGFEIVGGTASDQYGESVASAGDVNGDGFDDMIIGAPRADDGGQNSGAAYVVFGADGLSPAGGSIDLADISAGIGGFKIIGANMNDAAGQSVASAGDINGDGIDDLIIGATGESSGGAGAGGAFVVYGADGLSPAGGIIDLDNVAAGTGGFKIIGENTWDNAGTSVAWAGDVNNDGIDDVIIGATQTAPGGVENSGAAYVVYGQQDLQPASGVVNLDDIAAGIGGFKIDADMDDWEIYNRNIAQSVSAAGDINGDGYGDVIVGAPTANGLLGAAYVVFGGDAFAPAGGQVHLQDVIYGNGGFVILESFGGSDRASLGGSVSPAGDVNGDGMDDLIVGAQLEGGGFYLPSPGAAYVVLGSTNVQTDDGRIYTDDLANGIGGFKIIAEGSGDNLGQSVSAAGDVNGDGYDDLIVGAPFNNEGGTEAGAGYIIYGHADGDALV, encoded by the coding sequence ATGGTGACGATCATTAGAGGCGACGGCGACGACATCATCACCACCGGCGCCGAGGACGACACCATTCTGGCCGGGAATGGCAACAACGACGTCGATGCGGGTGATGGCGACAACAGCATTGCCACCGGCAACGGCAATGATCACATCGTTGCCCTCTACGGCGACGACATGATCATCGATGCGGGCGGGAACAACTTCATCGACGCCGGCTACGGCAACAATTCGATTTCGACCGGTTATGGCATCGATGTGATCCATACCTATGACGGCGACGACGTCATCCGGTCGCTCGGCGGCAACAACTTCATCTTTGTCGGAAACGGCAACAATTTCGTACAGACGGGCGCGGGAGCCGACTCGATCAACACCGGATCGGGAGACGACCAGATCAGTTCGGGCGCCGGCAACGATACGGTCAACGCCGGCGCCGGAATGAACCACGTCAACCTCGCCGACGGCGACGACACCGTCACCCATCGGCTCTGGGACGACAGTTTCAGCTGGTATGCGGGCGGGCCCGGCCACGACACGTTCCGGCTCCTGCTGACCCACAACGAGGCGCTCGATGCCGGAGTGCAGGCCGAGGTCGCAAGACTGACCACAGCCTTTGCCGACGGCGACAGCGGACTGCTAACCTCGCATCTCTTCAACTTCCAGCTCAACGCCTTCGAGCAGATGGACGTCATCGCGCCGGTGATCGCCGTCGACGACACCGCGACGACGGACGAGGAGACCGCAATCTCCATCGATGTGCTGGCCAACGACTACAATCCGCTAAAGCCGGTCGGCGATCTAAAGATAACCGATTTCAAAGTCATCCTAGGCGTTGGCTTCATTCCGAACAGCGAAGTTGCCGCCGCTTTTTCAATTTCACCGGATGGCAAATCGTTGGACTTCAGTCCATCCGGGTCTTTTGACTTCATCGGCTCCCGTTTCGATGGCCCAACGATCAAGCTCGAATACACCGTTCGTGACGATCTCGGATTTGAGGACCGCAGTATTCTTGCCGTCAAGATCGACGGCGTGAATGATGCACCTATTGCGAATCCAATCGATCTTGGACAGGTCAGCGCCGACCATCAACCAATCTATCTGCACCTAGACGACGGCGTGATTGATCCCGACATCACCGATATCCTAGATTTCGAAAACATCACAGCGACGGATGATCTCGGCAATTCCGTTACAATTCAGAGGAACAGCCTTCAACTCGATCCGAGGCAGTTCTATTCGGAGCTATCTGCTGGCGAAAGCCGCACCGTAACAATCAACTACGATATCGTCGATGGGACGACCAGCGTTCACAACACGGCAACTCTTGTCGTCAACGGTGTTCAGCAGGGATCGGAGTCAGTGCTCCTGTCCGAGATCGCCAGTGGAAATGGCGGCTTCAAGATCATAGGCGAAGAACCTAGAGACGAGGCTGGCAGCACCGTCGCAAACGCCGGAGACATCAATGGTGATGGGTACGCGGACCTTCTGATCACCGCACGTGGACCGTACTACGACGACGCATTTGTGACCAAAGTTTATGTCGTCTTCGGCGGTGACGACCTGTCTCCTGCCGGCGGCACGATCGAACTCGCCGACATCGCGGCCGGGAACGGCGGCTTCGAGATCGTCGGTGGAACAGCGAGCGACCAATACGGCGAGAGCGTTGCCTCGGCTGGCGACGTCAATGGCGATGGCTTTGACGACATGATCATCGGCGCCCCTCGCGCCGACGACGGAGGACAAAATTCGGGTGCAGCCTATGTGGTCTTCGGGGCTGACGGTCTGTCCCCTGCCGGCGGCTCGATCGATCTGGCGGACATTTCCGCTGGCATCGGTGGTTTCAAGATCATCGGCGCGAACATGAACGACGCAGCAGGCCAGAGCGTGGCATCGGCCGGCGACATCAACGGCGACGGCATCGATGACCTCATCATCGGCGCAACGGGCGAATCCTCAGGCGGCGCTGGCGCGGGAGGCGCCTTCGTCGTCTATGGCGCCGATGGCCTGTCGCCCGCCGGCGGCATCATCGACCTCGACAATGTCGCAGCGGGCACCGGCGGCTTCAAGATCATCGGCGAGAATACCTGGGACAATGCAGGAACCAGCGTGGCGTGGGCAGGCGATGTCAACAACGATGGCATTGATGATGTCATTATAGGCGCAACACAAACCGCTCCCGGAGGAGTGGAAAATTCTGGCGCGGCCTATGTCGTCTACGGTCAGCAGGATTTGCAGCCCGCTTCCGGTGTCGTCAATCTGGATGACATCGCCGCAGGCATCGGCGGTTTCAAAATCGATGCCGATATGGACGATTGGGAAATCTACAACAGGAACATTGCCCAGAGCGTTTCAGCAGCCGGCGATATCAACGGCGATGGCTACGGCGATGTCATCGTCGGCGCCCCCACTGCCAATGGCCTGTTAGGAGCCGCTTACGTCGTCTTTGGTGGCGACGCATTTGCCCCGGCAGGCGGACAGGTCCATCTGCAGGACGTCATCTACGGAAACGGGGGTTTCGTGATTCTTGAGAGCTTCGGGGGCTCGGATAGAGCGTCGCTGGGTGGAAGTGTCTCACCCGCCGGCGATGTCAATGGCGACGGCATGGACGATCTCATTGTAGGGGCTCAACTTGAGGGAGGCGGATTCTACCTTCCCTCGCCCGGGGCGGCCTACGTCGTGCTCGGGTCGACCAACGTCCAGACCGACGACGGGCGCATCTATACTGACGATCTGGCAAACGGGATTGGAGGCTTCAAGATCATCGCCGAGGGATCCGGGGACAATCTCGGGCAGAGCGTTTCGGCAGCCGGCGATGTCAACGGCGATGGTTATGACGACCTGATCGTCGGTGCACCCTTCAATAACGAAGGGGGGACCGAGGCCGGTGCCGGCTATATCATCTATGGCCATGCCGACGGCGACGCACTGGTCTGA
- a CDS encoding HlyD family type I secretion periplasmic adaptor subunit, translating into MSRHGDAMARSHHPHSLPASDLMRVTQVRGLAIAGMLGIVAFFGLFGSWAVTAPLMGAVIAAGSVVKDGNTLQIAHEIGGVVSRINVREGDKVNAGDVLVVMDDTELRAARDGLKFQLAGRQLIEARLNAERAGADRFDPVSVGRLKDNLSSLGEQVLTRLIDDQKRRFDARRERRMNENAVLRAQLMRLGEEKAGNDAEIAAVQGQLANLEEETAIRRGLVKKKLVRASDLRALERGQAQVERQLAELRTRQLTLPHEIDEAKNRLQNLDRRFMDDLTEEQSQTRLEIDSLQKKLETAESQMQRVELKAPSAGTVAKLHVNTIGSAVQPFSPLVEIVPEDEPAVAELRVDPRDIDNVRLGQDAELVFSAYSSRAVPPVAGSVIFVSPDRVVQQQDGLSYYTVRVRIADDADQTVPEILPGMPVEAYLKTQARTFADILLEPFTESLRRSFRG; encoded by the coding sequence ATGTCCAGGCACGGTGACGCCATGGCCCGGTCCCATCACCCTCATTCCTTACCCGCCAGCGACCTGATGCGCGTCACGCAGGTGCGCGGACTTGCCATCGCGGGAATGCTCGGCATCGTCGCATTCTTCGGCTTGTTCGGTTCCTGGGCCGTGACCGCTCCCCTGATGGGAGCGGTGATCGCCGCGGGCTCCGTCGTCAAGGACGGCAATACGCTTCAAATCGCGCACGAGATCGGCGGCGTCGTCTCCCGGATCAACGTTCGCGAGGGTGACAAGGTCAACGCGGGCGACGTCCTGGTTGTCATGGACGATACCGAACTCAGGGCTGCGCGTGACGGCCTCAAGTTCCAGCTTGCCGGCCGGCAACTGATCGAGGCAAGGCTCAATGCCGAGCGCGCCGGTGCGGACCGCTTCGATCCGGTGAGCGTCGGACGCCTGAAGGACAATCTTTCGTCTCTTGGCGAACAGGTGCTCACGCGCCTCATCGACGATCAGAAGCGACGGTTCGATGCACGGCGCGAGCGCCGCATGAACGAAAACGCCGTTCTTCGCGCCCAACTGATGCGACTGGGCGAGGAAAAGGCCGGAAACGACGCGGAGATCGCGGCGGTCCAGGGACAACTGGCAAACCTGGAAGAAGAGACTGCGATCCGCCGCGGCCTCGTCAAGAAGAAGCTCGTTCGGGCGTCCGACCTTCGCGCCCTTGAACGGGGTCAGGCGCAAGTCGAACGCCAGCTTGCGGAATTGCGGACGCGTCAACTCACGCTGCCGCACGAAATTGACGAGGCGAAGAACCGGCTGCAGAACCTCGATCGCCGTTTCATGGACGACCTGACAGAGGAACAGTCGCAGACCCGGCTTGAGATTGACAGCCTGCAGAAGAAGCTGGAGACCGCCGAAAGCCAGATGCAACGGGTCGAACTGAAAGCGCCCAGCGCCGGAACGGTCGCAAAACTCCATGTCAACACGATCGGAAGCGCCGTCCAGCCCTTCTCCCCGCTCGTCGAAATCGTTCCCGAGGACGAGCCGGCGGTCGCCGAGTTGCGCGTCGACCCGCGGGATATCGACAACGTCCGGCTGGGCCAGGACGCCGAACTCGTCTTCAGCGCCTACAGCAGCCGCGCCGTTCCGCCGGTTGCCGGCTCGGTGATCTTTGTCTCGCCGGACCGGGTCGTCCAGCAGCAGGACGGCCTTTCCTACTACACCGTGCGGGTGCGGATCGCGGACGACGCAGACCAGACAGTGCCCGAGATTCTGCCCGGCATGCCGGTCGAGGCCTATCTCAAGACGCAGGCCCGGACATTTGCCGACATCCTGCTTGAGCCCTTCACGGAAAGTCTACGCCGCTCCTTTCGGGGATGA
- a CDS encoding type I secretion system permease/ATPase — protein sequence MFRFTRTDELDDHIDRNRSGNIHDRPTTTEERSVPNHRQDGADDARSFLVFLRRVPPFARQCMGWFRPSRPASHDSGTAPSAEEQGISATGQGLFRAHLTWLLVFSIAANLLALAMPIHLAQIYDKVLPSKSMETLFYLTIVILFALALFGLLESLKARIAQRLSAKYELAVAPVLAAGAFQRRQTASADPIGALKDVATVRQTLSSRSFIGLFDLPFAPAFLLILFVVHPLLAWIALGGGLLLVASAVGNEWKTRKRQDEATRLQAEASRSISEALHRADDVHAMGMSEAVLGRWNSRALQGAGGVDAVAALNASFFGLVRFLRQALQIIILGAGAYLVLVDHLSAGLIFAASIVSGKALLPIENVIGGWRQLATARSAYRRVEKELATRAAPDRRTMRLKAPKGVVDVAGIGLAAGGDITRKPVLAGISFSAQPGQILVIVGPSGAGKSTLLRILSGSLSATAGHVRVDGFDLVQWNREQLGRHTGYVGQDIAFFDGTIAENIARFVPDATDEEIIEAAELAGAHEFVGTLADGYNTVIGQSGIRLSGGQRQRIALARAFFRDPEMLLLDEPDAHLDSQGEAALRTALAAARDRGRTIVVVTQRTPLLEICDQVLLLRDGRVAAFGPARDVLKPKVVQPAPGQIPAHAVKHAAPALGEPGAPPHVQAR from the coding sequence ATGTTTCGTTTCACTAGAACCGACGAACTTGATGATCACATCGACCGCAACCGTAGCGGCAATATCCACGATAGACCCACAACAACCGAAGAACGGTCGGTCCCGAACCATCGCCAAGATGGGGCGGACGATGCCCGGTCGTTCCTTGTCTTCTTGCGACGCGTGCCCCCGTTCGCCCGTCAATGCATGGGCTGGTTCCGCCCATCGCGCCCAGCCTCGCACGATAGCGGCACGGCCCCGAGCGCGGAAGAACAAGGGATCTCGGCCACTGGCCAAGGTCTTTTTCGCGCGCATCTGACTTGGCTCCTCGTCTTTTCGATTGCGGCCAATCTGCTGGCGCTCGCCATGCCGATCCATCTGGCGCAAATCTACGACAAGGTCCTGCCATCGAAGAGCATGGAGACGCTCTTCTATCTCACGATCGTCATCCTGTTCGCCCTTGCCTTGTTCGGTCTCCTCGAGAGCCTGAAGGCGCGGATCGCACAGCGGCTGAGTGCAAAATACGAGCTTGCCGTTGCGCCTGTTCTCGCGGCGGGCGCCTTTCAGCGCAGACAGACCGCCTCCGCCGACCCCATCGGCGCCCTCAAGGATGTGGCGACCGTTCGCCAGACGCTGTCGAGCCGCAGTTTCATCGGTCTTTTCGATCTGCCGTTCGCCCCGGCGTTCCTGTTGATCCTCTTTGTGGTCCACCCGCTGCTTGCCTGGATCGCCCTTGGAGGCGGCTTGCTCCTCGTCGCCTCAGCCGTCGGCAACGAATGGAAGACACGCAAACGCCAGGATGAGGCGACGCGCCTTCAGGCGGAAGCCTCCAGATCGATTTCGGAGGCGTTGCACCGAGCCGACGACGTTCACGCGATGGGCATGTCGGAGGCGGTTCTCGGGCGCTGGAACTCGAGGGCCCTGCAAGGTGCAGGGGGCGTCGATGCGGTCGCGGCGCTCAATGCCAGTTTCTTCGGTCTCGTTCGCTTCCTGAGACAGGCGCTTCAGATCATCATTCTCGGCGCAGGCGCCTATCTGGTGCTGGTGGATCACCTGTCGGCGGGCCTGATCTTTGCGGCAAGTATCGTCTCGGGCAAAGCGCTGCTGCCCATCGAGAATGTCATCGGCGGCTGGCGCCAGCTTGCCACGGCGCGATCGGCGTATCGCCGTGTGGAGAAGGAACTTGCAACGCGCGCTGCGCCGGATCGCCGGACAATGCGCCTGAAGGCCCCCAAAGGCGTTGTCGATGTTGCGGGAATTGGCCTTGCCGCCGGCGGCGACATCACGCGGAAACCCGTTCTTGCCGGCATTTCCTTTTCGGCCCAGCCCGGCCAGATCCTCGTGATCGTTGGGCCGAGCGGCGCCGGCAAATCGACCCTGCTTCGGATCCTTTCCGGTTCCCTCAGCGCCACGGCCGGCCATGTGCGCGTGGACGGTTTCGATCTCGTCCAGTGGAACCGCGAACAGCTCGGTCGCCACACGGGCTACGTCGGGCAGGATATCGCCTTCTTCGACGGCACAATCGCCGAAAACATCGCGCGGTTCGTCCCCGATGCGACCGACGAGGAGATCATCGAGGCCGCCGAACTTGCCGGCGCCCATGAGTTCGTCGGCACGCTTGCCGACGGCTACAACACGGTCATTGGCCAGAGCGGCATCCGCCTCTCCGGAGGGCAACGGCAGAGGATCGCGCTCGCCCGGGCCTTTTTCCGCGATCCGGAGATGCTCCTGCTGGACGAACCGGACGCCCATCTCGACAGCCAGGGTGAAGCGGCCCTCAGAACAGCACTCGCTGCCGCCCGGGATCGTGGACGCACGATCGTCGTCGTGACGCAGAGAACGCCTCTCCTGGAGATCTGCGATCAGGTTCTCCTGCTCAGGGATGGCCGAGTGGCTGCCTTCGGCCCGGCCCGCGACGTCCTGAAGCCGAAGGTCGTGCAGCCGGCGCCTGGCCAGATTCCCGCCCACGCCGTCAAACACGCCGCGCCAGCTCTCGGCGAGCCGGGAGCGCCCCCTCATGTCCAGGCACGGTGA